The genomic segment TATATAAGTGGTGAGATTGCCAACAGGCTGAAGGGGGAAATCCATGTGGACGTAGAATACAGTGACCTGAAAAAATGGCTAAAGATATGAACGAGATATTGAAATACTTCCCCCACCTCAGCGAGGAGCAAGGCAGACAGTTTGAACAGCTTGGCACGCTCTACCGCGAATGGAATGAGAAAATCAACGTCATTTCACGAAAAGACATTGAGCATCTCTATCTGCACCATGTACTCCATTCACTGAGCATCGCAAAAGCCTTGAACTTCAAAAAAGGAACACGCATCCTCGATTTAGGAACCGGAGGCGGATTCCCGGGCATTCCACTTGCCATCATGTTCCCCGAATGCCAATTCAAACTGATTGACGGAACGGGAAAGAAAATACTCGTCACCAAGGAAATTGCCACAGCCGTCGGACTGAGCAACGTGCAAGCCATGCAAATACGTGGAGAGGAAGAGAAAGAGAAATTCGACTTCGTTGTCAGCAGGGCGGTAATGCCACTACCCGACTTGTGCAAATTGGTGCGCAAGAACATTTCCAACAAACATCAGAACGCAATGCCTAACGGCATCTTTTGCCTGAAAGGCGGGAATATCGACGGGGAAATCCATCCCTTCCGCAAAAGCATCGAAGTAATGGAAATCAGCAACTGGTTTGACGAAGAATGGTTTAAAGAAAAATATTTAATCTATTTACCTATATGATTAACGTACAGCGGTTTATCTGCAATATGCTCGACGAGAATTGCTACGTCGTAAGCGATGAGACCAAGGAATGTGTAATCATCGACTGCGGAGCATTCTATGACGAAGAACGGATTGCCATCGTGGACTATATCCGAACGAACGGACTTACCCCGAAACGCCTGCTGGCTACCCACGGGCACCTCGACCACAATTTCGGCAATACCACCATCTTCGAGCAGTTCGGACTGCGTCCGGAAATTGCTAAGGAAGACGAGCGGATGATGAACAATCTGCATGCACAGGCAGAAACATTCTACCACATGCAGCTCGAAGAAGAATACCCTGCCGTTGAGAGGTTTTTCGAAGAAGATAAGAACATTACGTTCGGAAACCAGACACTGCAAATTATCCCGACTCCTGGACACTCACGAGGCTCGGTATGCTTCTACAACAAAAAGGAGAACGTACTCTTCACGGGCGACACGCTTTTCCAAATGTCTATCGGAAGGACCGATTTGCAAGGCGGCAGCATGATGCAAATCATACAAAGCCTGCGCACGCTGGCACAACTTCCCGACGAAACGATTGTCCTGCCGGGACATGGAGGGCAGACAACCATAGGAGAAGAACTCAAACACAATCCTTATATGGATAGATAGAAACCAAATCGGTCTGAACGGCATGAACAACAGGAAAGCCAAAAGAACAACGGAGAAGATTATTCTCGGAATCGACCCGGGAACGAACGTAATGGGCTACGGCGTGATAAAAGTCATCGCCAACAAGCCTGAGATGGTTGCCATGGGGGTTATCGACCTCAGAAAGATGGGCGACCCGTACCTGCGACTGGGAAAAATCTTCGAGCGCGTGACCGGCATCATCGACGAGTACCTGCCTGACGAGATGGCTATCGAAGCTCCGTTCTTTGGCAAAAACGTGCAATCGATGCTGAAACTCGGACGCGCACAAGGGGTTGCCATTGCGGCTGCCATCCATCACGACATACCGATTCACGAATATGCGCCACTCAAAATCAAGATGGCAATTACCGGACGCGGACAAGCCTCGAAGGAGCAGGTGGCAGGCATGCTGCAAAGACTGCTGAACCTCGACGCACAAGAGATGCCGCGCTTCATGGATGCGACGGATGCGCTCGGAGCAGCCTATTGCCATTTCATGCAAGACGGTCGTCCGGAATCCCAGGTATCTTACAGGGGATGGAAAGATTTTGTCGCAAGAAACCAAAAGCGAGTAAGCAAATAAAATCACAGATAATTAATGAAATAACACTATTGAACCATGAAAAGACTAATATTAGGAGCCGCACTTTTGTGCATGGCAATTGTCAACACATCCGCACAGGATGTTTATCAGGAAATCCTCCGCATGTCCACGGAAGTAGCCAACAATGAGAACAAAGCCTTGGAATTGCGCAAGGTGGCGACCTTCAAGGTGGATGCGCTCAACTACATGGCGCAGAAATCGCGCGAGGTGATGCCTGACAGTTCTGCATACATGCTCGACTACCAAGCGTTTGCCATGTATGAGTTCGTTAACCTGTTTACCAGTAAGCTCACAAAAGCCAACAAGAAGAAAGACAGGAGCAATGTCATCAATGCCTTCAAGGAGGCAACACTGCAGAATCCCCGCTTCAACGACACGGACTTGGCGTTTGTGAATGCGTATTGCGGTAACAACAATTTCCTTACCCAATTCTCGTTGGACACAGATTGGATAAAGGCGCTTGCCTATATCCGGGAGAAGCTGGCTGGAAAATAATTGGCACGCTGAATATTAAGTGGTCAGAGACCTATTGGTAGAAGTAATACCACCAATAGGTCTTTCCATATTTATCTTTGACCGTCGCAGGACTTTGATTTCCATATTTTTTCTTCAACACAAGGAAATCGGCATAGTCTGCTGCCATAGCTGTATCTTGTCCCATCACACCATTTCGATGATGATAATAGATTGCCAGTGCCTCACGATAATGCTTGGGGATAGCCGTAGTGTCGGCAGCCTGTCGGTTTGTCACGGTGTCTGGACGTAACTTATACTCTCCATACTTTACGACAAACTCCTTTAACTTCCTATCCATCAAGAGTGCCATCAACTTGTAATCGGACGACACGATTCTTTTCTTGGAGTACCTCAAAATACGCTTTGCCGAAAGCAGCAGCGGGTTCACATTCTTGCCGTCAGGAAGCAACGCCTTACTGCCCCCCGTCAGCGGATATTCGAACAATCTCTCCGGCAGTTCTCCTTTCCGTGCCAATGCATAGGCACGCAGCATGGTCAGCGTACTGTCGGTTACCGGAGCGTTCTTCCCTACTTCCAATGCCTCGTCCAGCTTGTCGTCCTGAATGCAGACTTCCACTTTTGCCTTGTAATGGAACACATCATTATGATTACTGAACAGCCCGACGAAGATAAACATCAGCACCAGCGTAAATACATTGATCCACATCAGCTGCGAGAAGAATCCCTTCGAATTGATTTCCACCTCATAGGGTTGTATCTTTTTCGACAGATAGACAACGAAGACATAAATGATGAGCAGCAGCGGTGCCACCCAAGTCCAGTTGCCAAAGAGGAACGGCGCATTCGGTGGCTGCGGACCACTGGTCAACACCGTCAAGAACAGTATCGATGGGAAATAGGTAAAGGCATGCATACGCTTATTCAGACGCGTGATGCCATACACCGCCAAGTGCACCAGATAGAGCGTCAAGGTCAACAGGATGGCACCTATCGTGCGGTCATAATGGGTGTTTCCGCCTGAGAGCACATGCTGTATGACGGTCAATACATGCGCCTGATAATAATAGAGATACAGGAATGTGACGGTGCAGAAAAGCACTGCGCACGTCAGATGCATCAACCTGGAAACTTTTCGCTTTTTCATCAATTCTCCTCGTTTTTCTTTAACACAACCGCTGAACGTGCAGGAAGGTAGAGTTTCAGCCACTCCTTACCTGTAGGGGTGTAGAGGTCATCATGATTTGTGAAGTGTGTCATCGCGTCGTCAGCAAAGCCATTGCCGCCGAAAGTCGCCGAGTCGGTGTTCAGCACGGTCCCGTAGCTACCGGCAGGAACCAGGAAACCGTAGTCAGTATAGGAATGCTGTGGTGAGAAATTGAACACAAACAGCAGATTGCCACGCATGAATGCAAGCACCTGATCGCCGTCGTTATGCCAGATTTCCGTGACTGGTGTCTTTGCAAAGTGTGGCTCATTCTTGACCATCTGCAGCATCTCACGGTCGAAATCGCCCAACCAGTGATAGCAAAGCTCTTGATTATCAACCAAGTTCCACTGCCGGCGGGCATATTGATGGCTCCATCCGTTTCCTTCGCGCGGGAAATCTATCCATTCCGGGTGTCCGAACTCGTTTCCCATGAAGTTCAGATAGCCGCCGTTCATCGTGCCCAAGGTCACCAAACGGATTATCTTGTGAAGGGCTATACCACGACGCACCGTTTCGTTCTCGTCTCCTTTCTTGAAATGCCAGTACATATCGGCATCGACCAGCCGGAAAATAATCGTCTTGTCGCCGACGAGTGCCTGGTCGTGACTCTCGCAATAACTGATGGTTTTCTCGTCGGCGCGGCGGTTTTTCATTTCCCAGAAGAGAGCGCTCGGCTTCCAATCCTCGTCCTTTTCTTCCTTAATCAGTTTTATCCAATAGTCGGGAATGTTCATCGCCATGCGGTAGTCGAAACCATATCCGCCCTGATTGAACTTCACGGTCAGCCCCGGCATCCCACTGACTTCCTCAGCAATGGTGAGCGCATGGGGACGAATCTCGTGAATCAACAGGTTGGCTAACGTGAGATAGCAGATGGCATCGTCGTCTTGGCGTCCGTTGAAGTAGTCAGCATAACTGCCAATCGCTTCTCCAAGTCCGTG from the Prevotella sp. Rep29 genome contains:
- the rsmG gene encoding 16S rRNA (guanine(527)-N(7))-methyltransferase RsmG — translated: MNEILKYFPHLSEEQGRQFEQLGTLYREWNEKINVISRKDIEHLYLHHVLHSLSIAKALNFKKGTRILDLGTGGGFPGIPLAIMFPECQFKLIDGTGKKILVTKEIATAVGLSNVQAMQIRGEEEKEKFDFVVSRAVMPLPDLCKLVRKNISNKHQNAMPNGIFCLKGGNIDGEIHPFRKSIEVMEISNWFDEEWFKEKYLIYLPI
- the ruvC gene encoding crossover junction endodeoxyribonuclease RuvC, giving the protein MNNRKAKRTTEKIILGIDPGTNVMGYGVIKVIANKPEMVAMGVIDLRKMGDPYLRLGKIFERVTGIIDEYLPDEMAIEAPFFGKNVQSMLKLGRAQGVAIAAAIHHDIPIHEYAPLKIKMAITGRGQASKEQVAGMLQRLLNLDAQEMPRFMDATDALGAAYCHFMQDGRPESQVSYRGWKDFVARNQKRVSK
- a CDS encoding DUF6057 family protein, which translates into the protein MKKRKVSRLMHLTCAVLFCTVTFLYLYYYQAHVLTVIQHVLSGGNTHYDRTIGAILLTLTLYLVHLAVYGITRLNKRMHAFTYFPSILFLTVLTSGPQPPNAPFLFGNWTWVAPLLLIIYVFVVYLSKKIQPYEVEINSKGFFSQLMWINVFTLVLMFIFVGLFSNHNDVFHYKAKVEVCIQDDKLDEALEVGKNAPVTDSTLTMLRAYALARKGELPERLFEYPLTGGSKALLPDGKNVNPLLLSAKRILRYSKKRIVSSDYKLMALLMDRKLKEFVVKYGEYKLRPDTVTNRQAADTTAIPKHYREALAIYYHHRNGVMGQDTAMAADYADFLVLKKKYGNQSPATVKDKYGKTYWWYYFYQ
- a CDS encoding MBL fold metallo-hydrolase; the protein is MINVQRFICNMLDENCYVVSDETKECVIIDCGAFYDEERIAIVDYIRTNGLTPKRLLATHGHLDHNFGNTTIFEQFGLRPEIAKEDERMMNNLHAQAETFYHMQLEEEYPAVERFFEEDKNITFGNQTLQIIPTPGHSRGSVCFYNKKENVLFTGDTLFQMSIGRTDLQGGSMMQIIQSLRTLAQLPDETIVLPGHGGQTTIGEELKHNPYMDR